CTCGGCTGGTCGATTGAAGAGTTCCAAAAAGCATTTGAGTGAACCGGCGCAACTGAGGACTGAAGTGCTATGCCAGATGTGATTGCCACCTACTTCTTCATCCCGGACGAGGCGACGACACCGGATGAGGCTGCAAAGGCCATTTGCGAAGAGGAGACAACGGGGACATGGACGGATATCACGACCCGCCTCTCGTACGTGCAGCGGCTCGACGGCTCGGTGGAATCCGTCGAGCCCTCGGGAGAGGGATATGTCACCCGCATACACTACCCGGCGGAGATCTTTGAGGCCGGCAACATCCCCCAGTATCTCTCCGTGGTAGCGGGCAACCTGTTCGGCCTCGGGCGGCTCGAGGCGGTCAGGTTGCTCGATATCGAATTTCCCGACGGACTGGTCCCGTTCCGGGGTCCGAAATTCGGGATTCAGGGGGTCCGGCGCCTCATCGGGACGAAACAGCGCCCGCACGTCGGGACGATCATCAAACCAAAGGTCGGGCTCACACCGGAGGACACCGCACGGGTGGCATATCAGGCGGCAATCGGCGGTGTCGACTTTATCAAGGATGATGAAACACTCACAAACCAGCCCTTCTGCCCGATCGCGGAGCGGGTGCCCGCCGTCATGGCCGCGCTCGACGAGGCGCGGAGCGAAACCGGGCGCCAGGTGCTGTATGCGGTCAATGTCTCCGCCCGTGCCGACCAGATTGCCGCGAGGGCCCTCGAGGCGATCGAACTGGGTGCGAACACCATCATGGTGGACGTAATCACGGCCGGCTTTTCCGCACTTCAGGCACTCGCCGAAGAGCCCGCGATCAAGGTGCCGGTTCATGTCCACCGAACCATGCATGCGGCAATGACGAGAAATCCGCATCACGGCATTGCAATGCGTCCGATTGCCCGTCTCGTCCGGATGCTCGGCGGCGACCAGCTTCACACCGGCACGGTCGGGGGGAAGATGGGGCACGATACGGCGGCGCTTGTCGAGGACAACCGTGCGCTCACATGCGCATATTTCGGAATGAAATCCTCGTTTCCCGTCGCCAGCGGAGGGCTTCACCCCGGCAAGGTGTACGGCGAGCTGCAGGCACTCGGCACCGACATCGTGCTCCAGGCGGGAGGGGGCATCCACGGGCACCCCGACGGCACGGCGGCCGGTGCGCGGGCGATGCGGCAGGCCGTCGATGCGTTCATGGCCGGTGTCCATGCGGAGGAGTACGCCCGCGATCATTACGAACTGGAGCGCGCCCTCCAGCGCTGGGGTTCCCGGTAGCCGTGTGGTTGTGCCAAACAATTTTTGCATTATAAAATGAACAGTCAACAGGAAACAAATCAGGAGAACGGGGAGACATGGAGATACCTTTCGTAAAAATGCATGGCAACGGGAATGATTTCGTGCTTATCGACGAGTACGAGGGGGACGTTATTCCCGGTGAGATGAAACCGGCCTTCGCCCGCCTGTACTGTGAGCGGCGGTTCGGTATCGGTGCCGACGGCGTCCTCTTCCTGTCCAAATCGGAGAGAAACGATATAAAAATGCGCCTTTTCCAGCCCGACGAGAGCGAAGCGGAGATGTGCGGGAACGGCATCCGCTGCCTCGTCAAATACGCGTTCGATGCGGGATACGTGCAGGGGCGATGTATCGTGGAGACGCTGGCGGGAGAGATTACGGTCACCCTCGGCTACCGCGAGGATATATTTCATGCTACGATTACCATGCCCACACCGGCGTTCGGGCGCGGGCAGATCCCCGCCACCGGCGAAGGAGAATACCACGAGCAGATCGGCGGATACGATGTATATGCGGTGAACACCGGCGTGCCCCATGCGGTCGTCTTCGTCGAAGAGCTTGCCGTGGTGGATATCGGGAAGATTGCACCCATCATCCGCAATCATCCGACATTTCCCGAGGGGGCGAACGTGAACTTCGTCGAAGTCGTCAACGAAAACGAGATCCGAATCCGCACGTTTGAGCGTGGCATCGAAGGGGAGACATATTCCTGCGGCACCGGTGCCACTGCATCCGCGGCAGTCGCCCATCATCTCGGGTACGCGGGAGAACCCGATAAAAAATATGTGGGCACGAAAGTGCTTGTCGCCACGCAGGGAGGGCTCCTCACCATATACCTAAACGAGGAGACGCTCATGGAGGGGGCCGCAACAACGGTCTTTGAGGGATCTATTTTCTTTTAATCCCCTTTTCCACGATTTCAAAGATAAATGACCGGTTCTCGGGGAGAGACCGGTGTTTTTCGAGCAACGCCTCCCGCGTACCGTTCCGTTTGCTGATCCGCACGATTGCCTTTGAGATATGGTGCAGCCCCGTCCCCCCGAGTCCCCGCAGCGTGTCGGTCTCCACATCCATATAGACCTGGTTCGTGAGGAGCACCGGAAAACCGTATCTCTTTGCATACCCGAGCAGCCGGATTATTTGGTTTCCGAGCCGGCGCTGCGCTTCGCCGCCGGTTCCTCCTTCGGTGCGGTAGAGGGCGGTGGCCGAATCAATGACAATCAGCCCCACGTCACGGATCTTTAAAATCGCCTCGCACTCTCCGACCATCATCGCCTGCTGCTCGAAATCGACCGGCTCGAAGATGAGGAGATGATCGGCAAGCTCCTCTGTCGCATCGCCCGCGATCTGGCGGAAACGGTCGGCGGAAAAACCCTCCGTGTCGATATACAGCACTGATTTACCTGATGAGAGAACCGATACGGCACACAGGAGAGCAAGCGTGCTCTTCCCGCATCCCGCCTCACCGTAGAGCTGTGTGATCGTCCGCCGTTCCAGCCCCCCACCGAGGAGGTCGTCGAGATCGGGCGATCCGGTGGATACCCTCTCCTTCTCCACGTCAGGCCCCCCTTCGTCCGAGCAGTTCCCAGCCTGCCGCTTCCGCACGCCGGGATGCATCCCGGAGCGTCGTTCCCGTCTCGCGGGCAATGGCCTTCACCTGTTCGTATTCGGGCTTGAGGGTGACGGGGCGATTCCCGTCCCACCCGACCTTCACGTCCACCGCATAGTCCCGGTCTCCGAACCGCACTGTCACCGTCTCCACCGTCCGGGGGATGACAAGCCGGTGCACCGAGGAGTGGCACCGTACGCCGAGCGTCCCGAGCTCTGCGGCAAGCAGAGTGGCAAGTGCATGGGAATCGGCGGGAAGGCATACGACGCGGACGAGAAAGCCGGGGCGGCCTTTCTTCATCACGACCGGGATCGCCGACACGTCCCGGGCACCCGCCTCCATCAGACGCTCGATCGTGCAGGCCATCATCTCTCCGGTGACATCGTCCACGTTTGTTTCAAGTACTGCGACGGTATCGTCCCGTGCAGCGGGCGTTCCGTCGTCAAGCAGCGATACCCGCAGGACGTTCGGCATCGACGTGGGATTCCGGGTGCCCGCACCGTATCCCACCGAACGGATGCGTGATGCGCCGATGGCATCGGGATCATACGATGAGAACTCGGAGAGGAGCGCCGCACCGGTCGGCGTGCAGAGTTCATGCCCGGTGTCGGAGAAAGTCACCGGTATTTTCCCCTCCCGGAGAATGGCGAGCGTGGCGGGTGCGGGAGCCGGATACGTGCCGTGAGCACCCCTGATGAGTCCCCGGCCAAGACGGACCGGCAGCACCGCTACGCCGTCGGCGTCGAGCGATTCGAGTGCGGTGCATGCCCCGATGACGTCGGCAATCGCATCGTCCGCACCGACCTCGTGAAAATGCGCCTGCTCCCCATGCACGGAGGATTCCGCATGCCACATACGCTCAAATACTCTTTCAGACATTTTCCTGACGTTTTCCGGAAGCCCTGCTCCGGAGAGCCGCTCAATGACCTCGTCAAACGTCCGCGATGCGGCACGGGCATGCGTTTTCACATGCAGGGCGGATATCCCGCACCGGTCCACACGCTCCAGTGACGGTTCTTCTACGACCGTGGCCATCGCCGCCGTGACCCGGTCGGCATCAGCACCGGCATCGATGAGTGCCCCCAGAATCATGTCTCCCGCGGCCCCGCTGAACGGATCAAAGAGCAGAATTTGCATCGTACCAGTACTTATAAACCATTGCATATATGAAATGTAGGTGATTTGTGACATGTTTCTCAAAGTTGACAGTGCATATCCGGAAGATCAGGGGGGAGGGAAAGCCCGCCTTGATCCGGACACAATGCTGCAGCTTCGCCTGTCGCCGGGGGACCTTGTTTTTATCGAGGGGAAGCGCCGGACGATAGCGAAGGTCTGGCGCATGATGGTCAACGACTGGCACCAGGGAAAGATACGCATCGACAACTTCACCCGGTCGAATGCCGGAGTCAGCATCGGCGACCGTGTGCGGATAATCCCGGCGGATGGGGCACAGGAGGCATCCCGGGTAGTGCTCGCCCCCCCGGAGGATCTTCCCCGGCAACTGCCCATCAACTACAACCATGTCATCAGCCGCCTCATCGATTTTCCTGCAATGAAAAACGATACGGTCCCCATTCAGGCCGGACTGCCGTTCATGCAGCCGCAGCTTGTCGCATTCAAGGTGGTGGCAATGGATCCCGACGACGCGGTCATCATTACGAAAAAGACCAAGGTCGAGATCTCGGAGAAGCCCGAAGCCGGATTCGAAGGGCTCAGGCACATATCCTACGAGGATATCGGCGGGCTGAAAGACGAGCTGCAGCGGGTGCGTGAAACGATTGAGCTTCCCATGCGCCACCCCGAACTCTTCAGGAAACTCGGCATCGACCCCCCGAAGGGCGTCCTGCTGTACGGGCCGCCGGGGACCGGCAAGACGCTGATCGCAAAGGCCGTCGC
The Methanoculleus sp. SDB DNA segment above includes these coding regions:
- a CDS encoding DNA repair protein RadB — encoded protein: MEKERVSTGSPDLDDLLGGGLERRTITQLYGEAGCGKSTLALLCAVSVLSSGKSVLYIDTEGFSADRFRQIAGDATEELADHLLIFEPVDFEQQAMMVGECEAILKIRDVGLIVIDSATALYRTEGGTGGEAQRRLGNQIIRLLGYAKRYGFPVLLTNQVYMDVETDTLRGLGGTGLHHISKAIVRISKRNGTREALLEKHRSLPENRSFIFEIVEKGIKRK
- a CDS encoding diaminopimelate epimerase, whose translation is MEIPFVKMHGNGNDFVLIDEYEGDVIPGEMKPAFARLYCERRFGIGADGVLFLSKSERNDIKMRLFQPDESEAEMCGNGIRCLVKYAFDAGYVQGRCIVETLAGEITVTLGYREDIFHATITMPTPAFGRGQIPATGEGEYHEQIGGYDVYAVNTGVPHAVVFVEELAVVDIGKIAPIIRNHPTFPEGANVNFVEVVNENEIRIRTFERGIEGETYSCGTGATASAAVAHHLGYAGEPDKKYVGTKVLVATQGGLLTIYLNEETLMEGAATTVFEGSIFF
- a CDS encoding ribulose 1,5-bisphosphate carboxylase, which produces MPDVIATYFFIPDEATTPDEAAKAICEEETTGTWTDITTRLSYVQRLDGSVESVEPSGEGYVTRIHYPAEIFEAGNIPQYLSVVAGNLFGLGRLEAVRLLDIEFPDGLVPFRGPKFGIQGVRRLIGTKQRPHVGTIIKPKVGLTPEDTARVAYQAAIGGVDFIKDDETLTNQPFCPIAERVPAVMAALDEARSETGRQVLYAVNVSARADQIAARALEAIELGANTIMVDVITAGFSALQALAEEPAIKVPVHVHRTMHAAMTRNPHHGIAMRPIARLVRMLGGDQLHTGTVGGKMGHDTAALVEDNRALTCAYFGMKSSFPVASGGLHPGKVYGELQALGTDIVLQAGGGIHGHPDGTAAGARAMRQAVDAFMAGVHAEEYARDHYELERALQRWGSR